The genome window AGAACTTTTAGAAAGCGATCTTGTTGATCTTTTCCGTTATGTTTCGGAAGCATTCGACCAATCGGAAGCCACCCTTACACAACGTGCCAATAATGCGATTAACGATTTAGTTAAACAACGTTTTCTTAACCGTTTCTCCAGCGAATTTACCGAAGGTTTAGCCATTTATCGTATCACTCCGTTAGGTGTCGGCGTGGCGGATTATTACGTGCGCCAGCGAGAGTTTTCCACCTTACGTTTATCCATTCAGCTTTCGATTGTAGCGGACGAGATTCAGCGTGCTTCATCGGCGGCGGAAGAGGGCGGTGATGAGCGTTTTTGGCGTAATAACGTGTTTGCACCGCTTAAATATTCGGTCGCGGAAATTTTCGACAGTATCGATCTTTCTCAGCGTATGATGGATGAAAATCAACATCAAATTCGTGAGCGAATTGCCGAGCTATTAAGTCAAAATTGGCATGAAGCGATTCTTAGTTGTGAACAGTTACTGGATGAAACCTCGGGTAATTTGCGTGAGTTACAAGACACGCTTAATGCGGCAGGTGACAAGTTACAGGCGCAATTACTGCGTATTCAAAGTCGCTTGATTGGGCGTGATGATTTGGATTTTGTCGATCAACTGATTGTTAATCTACAAAACAAATTAGACCGTATCATTAGTTGGGGGCAACAAGCGATTGACCTTTGGATCGGTTATGATCGCCACGTTCATAAATTTATTCGTACGGCGATTGATATGGATAAAAACCGTGTGTTTGGTCAGCGTTTACGCCAATCTATTCAAGATTATTTCAATGCACCTTGGTTACTTTATACTGCGAAAGCAGAATCACTATTAGATCTACGTGATGATGAAACGATGCTGAATGAGGCGGAAGCGGTCGGTGAGTTGCCGAGCGAATTGGAATACGAGTCGCTTTCAGATGTTCAAGAACAGATTATCAGTGTAATGCAAGCGCATTTAGCACCATTTAGGGCAGAAGACAAACCAATCGATCTCGGTGCGGTATTACGTGAGCAACTGGCACTTTATCCGCAATCTCGCCATTTTGATGTCGCACGAATTATTGTCGATCAAGCGGTAAAACTCGGTATGGCAAGTCTAGATAGCCAAGCGGTTTATCCGGAGTGGCAAGCAATTAATGATAAGGGTGCGGAAGTTCAGGCGAACGTGATCGACCAATATAATAAATAGTAGGGTGGACGTTTTCTCCACCATTGGAAAAATAAAAAATTTGATGGTAGGCAAAATGCCTACCCTACGAGAGTAAAATATGACAGAGCAAATTCAAGACATTATTTCCCCAAAATTGGCAGAAGCAATTGCTAATCCGATTTTTCCTGAACTAGACAGCCAACTTCGCACCGGTCGTCACATTAATACGGAACAGTTGGACGAACACGCATTCTTAATGGACTTCCAAGCCGAGTTAGAAAGTTTTTATCGCCGTTATCACGTGGAATTAATTCGTGCGCCGGAAGGCTTTTTCTACTTACGTCCGAAAGCATCGACCTTGATTGCACGTTCGGCAATGTCGGAAATGGAAATGTTAGTGGGTAAAGTGCTTTGCTATCTTTACCTCAGTCCGGAGCGTTTGGCACAACAAGGTATTTTCAGCCAAGACGATGTATATGAAGAGCTGATGAATCTCGCTGATGAAAGCAAATTACTTAAGGCAGTGAACCCTCGTTCGACCGGTTCTGACTTAGATAAAGCAAAATTAGCTGAGAAAGTTGCTGGTGCGTTACGCCGTTTGGCACGTATCGGTATCATTACCCGTATCGGAGAGCAAAACAGCAAAAAATTTGTCATCTCGGAATCAGTGTTCCGTTTCGGTGCGGATGTCCGAGTGGGCGATGATCCGCGAGAAGCGCAATTACGCTTAATTCGTGATGGTGAAGCAACAACGCCGGCAATCTTGGCGGAACAAGCGGTCGAATTTGCAGAAAATTCTGCAACTGACGAATTAGAAGATGAAACAGAATAACGGTTAACGAGATAAAGCAAATGACAGATACAAACGAATTATTTGAAGATCAAACCACTGCGTTGCAAAATTCTGCACCAATCGCACCGCTTGCAAATCCTCAACATACAGTGAGCCGTGGTAAATTCCGTTCGCTTACGTTAATTAACTGGAACGGTTTTTTTGCGCGCACCTTCGATTTAGACGAGTTGGTGACCACGCTTTCGGGCGGTAATGGTGCGGGTAAATCCACCACAATGGCGGGTTTTGTAACTGCTTTGATCCCCGATCTTACCCTATTAAACTTCCGTAATACGACAGAAGCCGGTTCAACCTCAAGCTCTCGTGATAAAGGTTTATACGGGAAATTAAAAGCTGGTGTGTGTTATGCGGTGTTAGAGTCGTTGAACTCTCGTGGACAACGTGTAATTACGGGTGTGCGTTTACAACAAGTAGCAGGGCGTGACAAAAAAGTCGATATTCGCTCGTTCTCGTTACAAAACGTGCCGATGAGTGATTCAATTATTAGTGTACTGACTGAACAAGTTGGCGAAAAAGCACGCGTGTTACCGTTAGCGGATCTAAAAGATAAATTTGATGGTTCGGAAGTGGTATTTAAACAATATCACTCGATTACTGATTACCATAGCTTTATGTTCGATTTAGGCGTGATTCCTAAACGTTTACGTTCTTCGGCGGATCGCGACAAATTCTATAAATTAATCGAAGCGTCACTTTACGGTGGTATTTCAAGCGTGATCACCAAATCATTGCGTGATTACTTACTACCAGAAAATACCGGCGTTCGCCAAGCATTCCAAGATATGGAATCGGCATTACGTGAAAACCGTATGACGTTAGAAGCGATTAAGGTTACGCAATCTGATCGTGATATGTTTAAACACTTGATCACCGAATCGACTAACTACGTTTCTGCCGACTATATGCGTCATGCAAATGAGCGTCGTGGCAACGTACAAATTGCACTAGAACAACGCCGTGCGTGGTATGAATCGAAATCGAAGCTTGAATTAGAACAGCAACGCTTAATCGAATTTAGCCGTGAAGTAGCGGATATTTCAGAAAACGAAAGTGGCTTAGAAGCGGAATACAATTCAGCGAACGATCACTTAAATTTAGTGATGAATGCGCTTCGTCACCAAGAAAAAATCGAACGTTATCAAGATGAAGTCGCGGAACTCAATGAAAAGTTAGAAGAGCAACAAATTGCGTTGGAAGAAATCTCCGAACAAGTGGAAACTGCACAAGCAAGAGCGGATGATGCTGACGATCAAGTGGAAGAATTACGCTCACAAATGGCGGATTATCAGCAAGCGTTGGA of Actinobacillus arthritidis contains these proteins:
- the mukF gene encoding chromosome partition protein MukF, which codes for MQNELAQTIPELINWTKEREFSLSLSSDRLAFLLAISIYNNEQTDGELLESDLVDLFRYVSEAFDQSEATLTQRANNAINDLVKQRFLNRFSSEFTEGLAIYRITPLGVGVADYYVRQREFSTLRLSIQLSIVADEIQRASSAAEEGGDERFWRNNVFAPLKYSVAEIFDSIDLSQRMMDENQHQIRERIAELLSQNWHEAILSCEQLLDETSGNLRELQDTLNAAGDKLQAQLLRIQSRLIGRDDLDFVDQLIVNLQNKLDRIISWGQQAIDLWIGYDRHVHKFIRTAIDMDKNRVFGQRLRQSIQDYFNAPWLLYTAKAESLLDLRDDETMLNEAEAVGELPSELEYESLSDVQEQIISVMQAHLAPFRAEDKPIDLGAVLREQLALYPQSRHFDVARIIVDQAVKLGMASLDSQAVYPEWQAINDKGAEVQANVIDQYNK
- the mukE gene encoding chromosome partition protein MukE; this encodes MTEQIQDIISPKLAEAIANPIFPELDSQLRTGRHINTEQLDEHAFLMDFQAELESFYRRYHVELIRAPEGFFYLRPKASTLIARSAMSEMEMLVGKVLCYLYLSPERLAQQGIFSQDDVYEELMNLADESKLLKAVNPRSTGSDLDKAKLAEKVAGALRRLARIGIITRIGEQNSKKFVISESVFRFGADVRVGDDPREAQLRLIRDGEATTPAILAEQAVEFAENSATDELEDETE